A stretch of Ipomoea triloba cultivar NCNSP0323 chromosome 11, ASM357664v1 DNA encodes these proteins:
- the LOC115996732 gene encoding tyrosine-protein phosphatase DSP3-like: MGLILDGEEDENRSIAHDGVLMAPPPNFSAVEAYCIYRSGFPQSSNFPFLHSLNLRSVIYLCQEPYPDENKEFLRLNNIKLFQFGIDGTKEPSTIPMTTITEAVKVLIDVRNHPVLIHCKRGKHRTGCLVGCLRKLQNWCLSSVLEEYKHFAGTKSRETDLRFLETYDVSCVRHCLQSVIYRYYTSKNRRILYREDCVKKPGIASI; this comes from the exons ATGGGTTTGATTCttgatggagaagaagatgagAATCGGAGCATAGCTCACGACGGGGTTTTGATGGCTCCGCCGCCCAATTTTTCCGCTGTGGAAGCTTACTGCATTTACCGATCAGGATTCCCCCAATCCTCCAATTTCCCCTTTCTTCACTCCCTCAATCTCCGCTCTGTAAT ATATTTGTGCCAGGAGCCTTACCCGGATGAGAATAAGGAGTTTCTTCGACTCAACAATATTAAGCTTTTCCAATTCGGAATAGATGGCACGAAG gAGCCATCCACTATTCCCATGACTACCATAACCGAGGCTGTGAAAGTTTTAATTG ATGTGAGAAATCATCCAGTCCTTATCCATTGCAAGCGTGGAAAG CACCGAACCGGGTGTTTAGTTGGGTGCCTGAGGAAACTGCAGAATTGGTGTTTGTCGTCTGTGTTGGAAGAGTACAAGCATTTCGCGGGCACGAAGTCGAGAGAAACAGACCTAAGGTTTTTGGAGACATATGATGTGTCATGTGTAAGGCATTGCCTCCAGAGCGTTATCTATCGCTACTACACATCGAAGAATAGGCGCATACTCTACAGAGAAGATTGCGTAAAGAAGCCGGGGATAGCTTCCATTTAG
- the LOC115996115 gene encoding putative disease resistance RPP13-like protein 3: MPFLDADESWSLYCKVFGKIKFPSKFEQIGRDIVKKCEGLPLAITVIASLLSKTLEDEEKWKNVAKSVMGDSNDACSRILYLSYNQLPHHLKACFLYFGVFREDYEIPMKKLVRLWAAEGFLRVVKHVNMEKVAMECLQDLVDRSLVIISKHSYNGEMKRIRIHDLLRDLCLREARLENLLNINGAKKPCRWISHTSGSFYNEIFKFEDECFHKSHSFHLSSHLYYFWNADVKRLFSHLKLLRVVDMRNRFWDAIIDLNVFANLVHLRYLALYTNDYCGVNLFEHWYNMQTFIVSGDGVILYSSELFGIWKMPLLRNFCIGRICSLETPSVVYRNLENISWLESKLCTKDLFTMIPNLKTLGVDGGYYVNSPYCFYNFVHLEKLEKLSIRRWMNLNLVICSSIPWTTSLPNLKKLSLLKCNLQWSELSAISMLSNLEVLKLIDACEGPEWETSDGG, translated from the coding sequence ATGCCTTTCTTAGATGCCGATGAAAGTTGGAGTCTCTACTGCAAAGTGTttggaaaaattaaatttccttCAAAGTTTGAGCAAATTGGTAGAGACATAGTAAAGAAATGTGAAGGATTACCTCTAGCTATTACTGTAATAGCTAGTCTTCTCTCCAAGACATTGGAGGATGAGGAAAAGTGGAAAAATGTTGCAAAGAGTGTAATGGGTGATTCTAATGATGCATGTTCCAGAATATTATATCTGAGTTACAACCAATTACCACACCACTTAAAAGcttgttttttgtattttggaGTTTTTCGGGAAGACTATGAGATCCCCATGAAGAAGTTGGTTAGGTTGTGGGCAGCAGAGGGATTTTTGAGGGTTGTGAAGCATGTGAATATGGAGAAAGTGGCTATGGAATGCTTGCAAGATCTTGTTGATAGAAGTCTTGTTATAATTAGCAAACATAGTTACAATGGGGAAATGAAGAGAATAAGGATCCATGATCTGTTACGAGATTTGTGCTTGAGAGAAGCTAGACTTGAAAATCTCTTGAATATCAATGGAGCTAAAAAACCTTGTCGTTGGATAAGTCATACATCGGGATCTTTCTATAATGAAATATTCAAGTTTGAAGATGAGTGCTTTCACAAATCTCATTCCTTTCACTTAAGTagtcatctttactatttttggAATGCAGATGTGAAACGTCTATTTTCACACTTGAAACTACTAAGAGTAGTAGACATGAGAAATAGATTTTGGGATGCAATTATAGACCTAAATGTGTTTGCAAATCTTGTTCATTTGAGATACTTAGCTTTGTATACAAATGACTATTGTGGTGTAAACCTCTTTGAGCATTGGTATAATATGCAAACTTTTATTGTTAGTGGGGATGGTGTTATATTGTATTCCTCTGAGCTATTTGGAATTTGGAAAATGCCACTATTAAGGAATTTTTGTATTGGAAGAATTTGTTCATTAGAAACTCCGTCGGTTGTTTATAGAAACTTAGAGAATATATCTTGGTTGGAGTCTAAGTTATGTACAAAGGATTTGTTTACAATGATTCCGAATTTAAAAACATTGGGGGTTGATGGTGGATACTATGTTAATAGTCcatattgtttttataattttgtgcaCTTGGAGAAGCTTGAGAAACTAAGTATCAGAAGGTGGATGAATCTCAACCTTGTTATATGTAGTAGCATCCCATGGACAACTAGTTTACCAAATCTTAAGAAGCTCAGCTTGTTGAAGTGTAATCTGCAGTGGAGTGAGCTGAGCGCTATTAGTATGTTGTCTAATCTGGAGGTTCTAAAATTGATAGATGCTTGTGAAGGTCCAGAGTGGGAGACATCTGATGGAGGGTAA